One segment of Poecile atricapillus isolate bPoeAtr1 chromosome 35, bPoeAtr1.hap1, whole genome shotgun sequence DNA contains the following:
- the LIMA1 gene encoding LIM domain and actin-binding protein 1 isoform X1: MEPSPFNRRQWTSQSLKITAKELSLVNKNKSSALAERFSKYQKAAEEATAEKKRSNTENLPAHLTRGNLSVLKKKWENPLLAAECGREAIRSELRNKVGSGRSSSPAPGAGAAPGQPQCPAGDTEPHSPSRDSGSMENSAREPWDMEKPEASERSESPGRIEKYNVPLSKLKMMFEKGEAPQVKQGPREPRRAAMGRRISENSLSLEDCDATQGERSHSTAGYLVETSPGLSPEKAETRKNLDMPRLSETSIKDRLAKYQAAVSKQGTSSGLIPMSEIQASESELKNYKSGQKENMAPIEDSNSCQDGEKVSVGENSLSLHSGLLEDGHVGQSESEAEAQKPIISKQQNLGAKAAGQTEASPPKAVKKFQLPMKETCVGCQKTVYPMERLFANQQVFHISCFRCSYCNSKLSLGTYASLRGNIYCKPHFNQLFKSKGNYDEGFGHKQHKELWAGKTEGEESPEKTVHGVNAAETPQSPGVEDAPIAKVGVLAASMEAKASAVPEREERPAETKKLRIAWPPPSDQSIQGSALDEGIKVLKPKWPPEEEISKPDVQEDVDLDLKKLRRSSSLKERSRPFTVAASFRTVSVKGHKTENSPSPSKEERDTLKRSEELEREVVIEKKQKEKRVKHRNIQNAGEKNVEEEGELSGNKTEHSVVENGQMNADTDEEEHTTEEREIPKEELLEPNSPKHSSLANVVTAKESSPNQNRKSQDVGFWEGEDMEDLSVEEQIKRNRYYEDDDDDE, translated from the exons ATGGAGCCTTCCCCGTTCAATAGAAGGCAATGGACCTCTCAGTCTTTGAAAATCACTGCAAAAGAGCTTTCCCTGGTCAACAAGAACAAGTCCTCGGCCCTGGCGGAGAGGTTCTCCAA GTATCAGAAAGCTGCTGAAGAAGCCACTGCTGAGAAGAAGAGAAGT AACACAGAAAACCTGCCCGCTCACTTGACCAGGGGGAACCTGAGCGTGCTGAAGAAGAAGTGGGAGAATCCTCTGCTGGCAGCGGAGTGTGGCAGGGAAGCGATCCGGAGTGAGCTGAGAAACAAAGTCGGGAGCGGCCGCTCCTCTTCGCCAGCCCcgggggctggagctgcccctggcCAGCCGCAGTGTCCCGCTGGTGACACAGAGCCACACAGCCCATCCCGGGACAGTGGCAGCATGGAAAACTCTGCGAGAGAGCCCTGGGATATGGAAAAGCCCGAAGCCAGCGAGAGGTCGGAATCTCCGGGGAGGATCGAGAAGTACAACGTGCCCCTGAGCAAGCTGAAGATGATGTTCGAGAAGGGTGAAGCTCCTCAGGTCAA GCAGGGCCCCCGGGAGCCGCGCAGGGCGGCCATGGGCAGGAGGATTTCGGAGAACAGCCTCTCCTTGGAGGACTGCGATGCCACCCAAGGAGAGAGGAGCCACAGCACGGCAG GGTATCTTGTAGAGACCAGTCCAGGactcagcccagagaaggcagAGACCAGGAAGAACCTGGACATGCCCCGTTTATCGGAGACATCGATAAAGGACAGGCTGGCCAAGTACCAGGCAGCTGTGTCCAAGCAGGGCACTTCCTCTGGCCTCATTCCCATG AGTGAGATTCAAGCCAGTGAGAGTGAACTCAAGAATTACAAATCTGGGCAGAAGGAGAATATGGCACCAATTGAGGACTCCAATTCCtgtcaggatggggagaag GTTTCTGTAGGTGAGAACAGCTTGTCTTTGCACTCTGGTCTGCTGGAGGATGGCCACG TTGGACAATCAGAGAGCGAGGCAGAAGCCCAGAAACCGATCATCTCAAAGCAGCAGAACCTTGGTGCTAAAGCAGCTGGGCAGACAGAGGCCTCCCCACCGAAAGCCGTGAAG AAATTCCAGTTGCCAATGAAGGAAACCTGTGTTGGGTGTCAGAAGACCGTGTACCCCATGGAAAGGCTCTTTGCCAACCAGCAGGTGTTTCACATCAGCTGCTTCCGCTGTTCCTATTGCAACAGCAAACTCAG CCTCGGGACGTACGCGTCTCTGCGTGGGAACATCTACTGCAAGCCTCACTTCAATCAGCTCTTCAAGTCCAAAGGCAATTATGATGAGGGCTTTGGACACAAGCAGCATAAGGAATTGTGGGCAGGTAAAACTGAAGGTGAAGAATCCCCAGAGAAAACAGTCCATGGTGTGAATGCAGCAGAAACTCCACAAAGCCCAGGAGTAGAGGATGCCCCGATTGCAAAAGTGGGAGTTCTGGCAGCAAGTATGGAAGCAAAAGCTTCAGCTGTgcctgaaagagaagaaagacctgcagaaacaaaaaagcTCAGGATTGCCTGGCCACCACCATCTGACCAAAGTATCCAAGGAAGTGCCTTAGATGAGGGCATCAAAGTACTCAAACCCAAGTGGCCTCCAGAAGAAGAGATTTCCAAGCCAGATGTGCAGGAAGATGTGGATCTGGATCTCAAAAAATTAAGAAGATCTTCCTCGCTGAAGGAGCGAAGTCGTCCCTTTACAGTCGCAGCCTCATTTAGAACAGTGTCTGTTAAAGGCCATAAAACAGAGAATTCTCCATCTCCCTCTAAGGAAGAGAGAGACACCTTGAAAAGGAGTGAGGAACTGGAGAGAGAGGTTGTcatagagaaaaaacaaaaggaaaagagggtTAAGCATAGGAACATCCAGAATGCTGGGGAGAAAAATGTGGAGGAAGAAGGGGAATTGTCTGGTAATAAAACAGAGCACAGTGTTGTAGAGAATGGCCAGATGAATGCAGACACAGATGAGGAAGAACACACTACGGAGGAGCGAGAAATTCCAAAGGAAGAACTCCTTGAACCAAATTCTCCTAAACATTCCAGCTTAGCCAATGTTGTGACCGCCAAGGAATCATCTCCAAACCAGAATCGTAAATCCCAAGATGTTGGTTTTTGGGAGGGTGAAGACATGGAAGATCTATCTGTGGAAGAACAGATCAAAAGGAATCGCTActatgaagatgatgatgatgatgaataA
- the LIMA1 gene encoding LIM domain and actin-binding protein 1 isoform X2: MEPSPFNRRQWTSQSLKITAKELSLVNKNKSSALAERFSKYQKAAEEATAEKKRSNTENLPAHLTRGNLSVLKKKWENPLLAAECGREAIRSELRNKVGSGRSSSPAPGAGAAPGQPQCPAGDTEPHSPSRDSGSMENSAREPWDMEKPEASERSESPGRIEKYNVPLSKLKMMFEKGEAPQVKGPREPRRAAMGRRISENSLSLEDCDATQGERSHSTAGYLVETSPGLSPEKAETRKNLDMPRLSETSIKDRLAKYQAAVSKQGTSSGLIPMSEIQASESELKNYKSGQKENMAPIEDSNSCQDGEKVSVGENSLSLHSGLLEDGHVGQSESEAEAQKPIISKQQNLGAKAAGQTEASPPKAVKKFQLPMKETCVGCQKTVYPMERLFANQQVFHISCFRCSYCNSKLSLGTYASLRGNIYCKPHFNQLFKSKGNYDEGFGHKQHKELWAGKTEGEESPEKTVHGVNAAETPQSPGVEDAPIAKVGVLAASMEAKASAVPEREERPAETKKLRIAWPPPSDQSIQGSALDEGIKVLKPKWPPEEEISKPDVQEDVDLDLKKLRRSSSLKERSRPFTVAASFRTVSVKGHKTENSPSPSKEERDTLKRSEELEREVVIEKKQKEKRVKHRNIQNAGEKNVEEEGELSGNKTEHSVVENGQMNADTDEEEHTTEEREIPKEELLEPNSPKHSSLANVVTAKESSPNQNRKSQDVGFWEGEDMEDLSVEEQIKRNRYYEDDDDDE, translated from the exons ATGGAGCCTTCCCCGTTCAATAGAAGGCAATGGACCTCTCAGTCTTTGAAAATCACTGCAAAAGAGCTTTCCCTGGTCAACAAGAACAAGTCCTCGGCCCTGGCGGAGAGGTTCTCCAA GTATCAGAAAGCTGCTGAAGAAGCCACTGCTGAGAAGAAGAGAAGT AACACAGAAAACCTGCCCGCTCACTTGACCAGGGGGAACCTGAGCGTGCTGAAGAAGAAGTGGGAGAATCCTCTGCTGGCAGCGGAGTGTGGCAGGGAAGCGATCCGGAGTGAGCTGAGAAACAAAGTCGGGAGCGGCCGCTCCTCTTCGCCAGCCCcgggggctggagctgcccctggcCAGCCGCAGTGTCCCGCTGGTGACACAGAGCCACACAGCCCATCCCGGGACAGTGGCAGCATGGAAAACTCTGCGAGAGAGCCCTGGGATATGGAAAAGCCCGAAGCCAGCGAGAGGTCGGAATCTCCGGGGAGGATCGAGAAGTACAACGTGCCCCTGAGCAAGCTGAAGATGATGTTCGAGAAGGGTGAAGCTCCTCAGGTCAAG GGCCCCCGGGAGCCGCGCAGGGCGGCCATGGGCAGGAGGATTTCGGAGAACAGCCTCTCCTTGGAGGACTGCGATGCCACCCAAGGAGAGAGGAGCCACAGCACGGCAG GGTATCTTGTAGAGACCAGTCCAGGactcagcccagagaaggcagAGACCAGGAAGAACCTGGACATGCCCCGTTTATCGGAGACATCGATAAAGGACAGGCTGGCCAAGTACCAGGCAGCTGTGTCCAAGCAGGGCACTTCCTCTGGCCTCATTCCCATG AGTGAGATTCAAGCCAGTGAGAGTGAACTCAAGAATTACAAATCTGGGCAGAAGGAGAATATGGCACCAATTGAGGACTCCAATTCCtgtcaggatggggagaag GTTTCTGTAGGTGAGAACAGCTTGTCTTTGCACTCTGGTCTGCTGGAGGATGGCCACG TTGGACAATCAGAGAGCGAGGCAGAAGCCCAGAAACCGATCATCTCAAAGCAGCAGAACCTTGGTGCTAAAGCAGCTGGGCAGACAGAGGCCTCCCCACCGAAAGCCGTGAAG AAATTCCAGTTGCCAATGAAGGAAACCTGTGTTGGGTGTCAGAAGACCGTGTACCCCATGGAAAGGCTCTTTGCCAACCAGCAGGTGTTTCACATCAGCTGCTTCCGCTGTTCCTATTGCAACAGCAAACTCAG CCTCGGGACGTACGCGTCTCTGCGTGGGAACATCTACTGCAAGCCTCACTTCAATCAGCTCTTCAAGTCCAAAGGCAATTATGATGAGGGCTTTGGACACAAGCAGCATAAGGAATTGTGGGCAGGTAAAACTGAAGGTGAAGAATCCCCAGAGAAAACAGTCCATGGTGTGAATGCAGCAGAAACTCCACAAAGCCCAGGAGTAGAGGATGCCCCGATTGCAAAAGTGGGAGTTCTGGCAGCAAGTATGGAAGCAAAAGCTTCAGCTGTgcctgaaagagaagaaagacctgcagaaacaaaaaagcTCAGGATTGCCTGGCCACCACCATCTGACCAAAGTATCCAAGGAAGTGCCTTAGATGAGGGCATCAAAGTACTCAAACCCAAGTGGCCTCCAGAAGAAGAGATTTCCAAGCCAGATGTGCAGGAAGATGTGGATCTGGATCTCAAAAAATTAAGAAGATCTTCCTCGCTGAAGGAGCGAAGTCGTCCCTTTACAGTCGCAGCCTCATTTAGAACAGTGTCTGTTAAAGGCCATAAAACAGAGAATTCTCCATCTCCCTCTAAGGAAGAGAGAGACACCTTGAAAAGGAGTGAGGAACTGGAGAGAGAGGTTGTcatagagaaaaaacaaaaggaaaagagggtTAAGCATAGGAACATCCAGAATGCTGGGGAGAAAAATGTGGAGGAAGAAGGGGAATTGTCTGGTAATAAAACAGAGCACAGTGTTGTAGAGAATGGCCAGATGAATGCAGACACAGATGAGGAAGAACACACTACGGAGGAGCGAGAAATTCCAAAGGAAGAACTCCTTGAACCAAATTCTCCTAAACATTCCAGCTTAGCCAATGTTGTGACCGCCAAGGAATCATCTCCAAACCAGAATCGTAAATCCCAAGATGTTGGTTTTTGGGAGGGTGAAGACATGGAAGATCTATCTGTGGAAGAACAGATCAAAAGGAATCGCTActatgaagatgatgatgatgatgaataA
- the LIMA1 gene encoding LIM domain and actin-binding protein 1 isoform X3: MEPSPFNRRQWTSQSLKITAKELSLVNKNKSSALAERFSKYQKAAEEATAEKKRSNTENLPAHLTRGNLSVLKKKWENPLLAAECGREAIRSELRNKVGSGRSSSPAPGAGAAPGQPQCPAGDTEPHSPSRDSGSMENSAREPWDMEKPEASERSESPGRIEKYNVPLSKLKMMFEKGEAPQVKQGPREPRRAAMGRRISENSLSLEDCDATQGERSHSTAGYLVETSPGLSPEKAETRKNLDMPRLSETSIKDRLAKYQAAVSKQGTSSGLIPMVSVGENSLSLHSGLLEDGHVGQSESEAEAQKPIISKQQNLGAKAAGQTEASPPKAVKKFQLPMKETCVGCQKTVYPMERLFANQQVFHISCFRCSYCNSKLSLGTYASLRGNIYCKPHFNQLFKSKGNYDEGFGHKQHKELWAGKTEGEESPEKTVHGVNAAETPQSPGVEDAPIAKVGVLAASMEAKASAVPEREERPAETKKLRIAWPPPSDQSIQGSALDEGIKVLKPKWPPEEEISKPDVQEDVDLDLKKLRRSSSLKERSRPFTVAASFRTVSVKGHKTENSPSPSKEERDTLKRSEELEREVVIEKKQKEKRVKHRNIQNAGEKNVEEEGELSGNKTEHSVVENGQMNADTDEEEHTTEEREIPKEELLEPNSPKHSSLANVVTAKESSPNQNRKSQDVGFWEGEDMEDLSVEEQIKRNRYYEDDDDDE, from the exons ATGGAGCCTTCCCCGTTCAATAGAAGGCAATGGACCTCTCAGTCTTTGAAAATCACTGCAAAAGAGCTTTCCCTGGTCAACAAGAACAAGTCCTCGGCCCTGGCGGAGAGGTTCTCCAA GTATCAGAAAGCTGCTGAAGAAGCCACTGCTGAGAAGAAGAGAAGT AACACAGAAAACCTGCCCGCTCACTTGACCAGGGGGAACCTGAGCGTGCTGAAGAAGAAGTGGGAGAATCCTCTGCTGGCAGCGGAGTGTGGCAGGGAAGCGATCCGGAGTGAGCTGAGAAACAAAGTCGGGAGCGGCCGCTCCTCTTCGCCAGCCCcgggggctggagctgcccctggcCAGCCGCAGTGTCCCGCTGGTGACACAGAGCCACACAGCCCATCCCGGGACAGTGGCAGCATGGAAAACTCTGCGAGAGAGCCCTGGGATATGGAAAAGCCCGAAGCCAGCGAGAGGTCGGAATCTCCGGGGAGGATCGAGAAGTACAACGTGCCCCTGAGCAAGCTGAAGATGATGTTCGAGAAGGGTGAAGCTCCTCAGGTCAA GCAGGGCCCCCGGGAGCCGCGCAGGGCGGCCATGGGCAGGAGGATTTCGGAGAACAGCCTCTCCTTGGAGGACTGCGATGCCACCCAAGGAGAGAGGAGCCACAGCACGGCAG GGTATCTTGTAGAGACCAGTCCAGGactcagcccagagaaggcagAGACCAGGAAGAACCTGGACATGCCCCGTTTATCGGAGACATCGATAAAGGACAGGCTGGCCAAGTACCAGGCAGCTGTGTCCAAGCAGGGCACTTCCTCTGGCCTCATTCCCATG GTTTCTGTAGGTGAGAACAGCTTGTCTTTGCACTCTGGTCTGCTGGAGGATGGCCACG TTGGACAATCAGAGAGCGAGGCAGAAGCCCAGAAACCGATCATCTCAAAGCAGCAGAACCTTGGTGCTAAAGCAGCTGGGCAGACAGAGGCCTCCCCACCGAAAGCCGTGAAG AAATTCCAGTTGCCAATGAAGGAAACCTGTGTTGGGTGTCAGAAGACCGTGTACCCCATGGAAAGGCTCTTTGCCAACCAGCAGGTGTTTCACATCAGCTGCTTCCGCTGTTCCTATTGCAACAGCAAACTCAG CCTCGGGACGTACGCGTCTCTGCGTGGGAACATCTACTGCAAGCCTCACTTCAATCAGCTCTTCAAGTCCAAAGGCAATTATGATGAGGGCTTTGGACACAAGCAGCATAAGGAATTGTGGGCAGGTAAAACTGAAGGTGAAGAATCCCCAGAGAAAACAGTCCATGGTGTGAATGCAGCAGAAACTCCACAAAGCCCAGGAGTAGAGGATGCCCCGATTGCAAAAGTGGGAGTTCTGGCAGCAAGTATGGAAGCAAAAGCTTCAGCTGTgcctgaaagagaagaaagacctgcagaaacaaaaaagcTCAGGATTGCCTGGCCACCACCATCTGACCAAAGTATCCAAGGAAGTGCCTTAGATGAGGGCATCAAAGTACTCAAACCCAAGTGGCCTCCAGAAGAAGAGATTTCCAAGCCAGATGTGCAGGAAGATGTGGATCTGGATCTCAAAAAATTAAGAAGATCTTCCTCGCTGAAGGAGCGAAGTCGTCCCTTTACAGTCGCAGCCTCATTTAGAACAGTGTCTGTTAAAGGCCATAAAACAGAGAATTCTCCATCTCCCTCTAAGGAAGAGAGAGACACCTTGAAAAGGAGTGAGGAACTGGAGAGAGAGGTTGTcatagagaaaaaacaaaaggaaaagagggtTAAGCATAGGAACATCCAGAATGCTGGGGAGAAAAATGTGGAGGAAGAAGGGGAATTGTCTGGTAATAAAACAGAGCACAGTGTTGTAGAGAATGGCCAGATGAATGCAGACACAGATGAGGAAGAACACACTACGGAGGAGCGAGAAATTCCAAAGGAAGAACTCCTTGAACCAAATTCTCCTAAACATTCCAGCTTAGCCAATGTTGTGACCGCCAAGGAATCATCTCCAAACCAGAATCGTAAATCCCAAGATGTTGGTTTTTGGGAGGGTGAAGACATGGAAGATCTATCTGTGGAAGAACAGATCAAAAGGAATCGCTActatgaagatgatgatgatgatgaataA